From one bacterium Scap17 genomic stretch:
- a CDS encoding NAD(P)H-dependent oxidoreductase: MSIRLLAFAASTRKASVNRRLIERLAHHARQEGAEVSLLDLNDFPMPLYDGDNEEANGRPASADRLQEMLASHQGLLLATPEYNGFFSPLLKNTFDWLSRPAADGQSGMDALRGMPVGIVSASPGAMGGMRALPFVRLYLNNLGMLVAPQQIAVSRAASAFHADGSLDDEGQDHALAAVARQVIDLASLRAS, from the coding sequence ATGAGTATCCGTCTGCTTGCCTTTGCCGCCAGTACCCGCAAGGCCTCCGTCAATCGACGCCTGATCGAGCGCCTGGCGCACCACGCCCGGCAGGAAGGTGCCGAGGTCAGCCTGCTCGATCTCAACGACTTCCCGATGCCGCTCTACGATGGCGACAACGAAGAGGCCAATGGCCGTCCCGCCAGCGCCGACCGCCTGCAGGAGATGCTGGCCAGCCATCAGGGGCTTCTGCTGGCGACCCCGGAATACAACGGCTTCTTCAGCCCGCTGCTCAAGAACACCTTCGACTGGCTGTCACGCCCGGCGGCGGATGGCCAGAGCGGCATGGATGCCCTGCGCGGCATGCCGGTCGGCATCGTCTCAGCCTCACCCGGTGCCATGGGCGGCATGCGCGCACTGCCCTTCGTGCGCCTGTACCTGAACAATCTCGGCATGCTGGTCGCGCCCCAGCAGATCGCGGTCTCGCGTGCCGCCAGCGCCTTCCACGCGGATGGCAGCCTGGATGACGAAGGCCAGGACCACGCCCTCGCGGCTGTCGCCCGTCAGGTGATCGACCTGGCCAGCCTGCGCGCGTCCTGA
- a CDS encoding sulfurtransferase TusA family protein, producing the protein MAFERPGAETANPIADSTADTHLKTLDARGLHCPLPLLRTKLTLAGMSAGEQLEVLASDAGAWGDIPAYLALSDHALVSREETPQGDYRFVIKALCEEDPS; encoded by the coding sequence ATGGCATTCGAACGACCTGGCGCTGAGACTGCGAATCCGATAGCTGACTCCACGGCCGATACCCACCTGAAGACGCTGGATGCGCGCGGCCTGCACTGTCCGTTGCCGCTGCTGCGCACCAAGCTCACACTGGCTGGCATGAGTGCCGGCGAGCAACTCGAGGTCCTCGCCAGCGATGCCGGCGCCTGGGGCGACATCCCTGCCTATCTGGCGCTGAGCGATCACGCGCTGGTCTCGCGCGAAGAGACGCCACAGGGCGATTATCGCTTCGTGATCAAGGCGCTGTGCGAGGAAGATCCGTCATGA
- a CDS encoding methylthioribulose 1-phosphate dehydratase — protein sequence MSDPIAIATADGLPSTLDLDRLALASQQLIEAGQALDAAGQVPATGGNFSCRLSDRLMAVTASGCHKGRLTSGHILVSDFAVRLQGTSRKASDEARLHGQLYEDLPHAQAILHTHSWAATVLSLCHEGDTLSLEGFELNKALEGVKSHETAVRLAVFDNTQDIEALALDVRARLAADAGLHGYLIRGHGLYTWASSMAACRRHVEALDFLMGCELELRRQR from the coding sequence ATGTCAGACCCCATCGCCATTGCCACTGCCGACGGCCTGCCGTCGACACTGGACCTCGACCGCCTTGCACTGGCGAGCCAACAGTTGATCGAGGCCGGTCAGGCGCTGGACGCTGCCGGACAGGTGCCGGCCACCGGCGGCAACTTCTCCTGTCGTCTCAGTGATCGTCTGATGGCGGTCACCGCCTCGGGCTGCCACAAGGGCCGCCTGACCAGCGGCCACATTCTGGTCAGCGATTTTGCCGTCAGGCTGCAGGGCACTTCCCGCAAGGCCTCTGACGAGGCGCGCCTGCATGGCCAGCTCTACGAAGACCTGCCCCACGCGCAGGCGATTCTGCATACCCACTCCTGGGCCGCCACCGTGCTGTCGCTGTGCCATGAGGGCGACACCCTGAGCCTGGAGGGTTTCGAACTCAACAAGGCGCTGGAAGGCGTCAAGAGTCATGAGACGGCGGTACGTCTGGCCGTCTTCGACAATACTCAGGATATCGAGGCGCTGGCGCTGGATGTGCGTGCCCGACTGGCCGCCGATGCCGGTCTGCACGGCTACCTGATCCGCGGCCATGGCCTCTATACCTGGGCCAGCAGCATGGCGGCCTGCCGCCGCCACGTCGAAGCGCTCGACTTCCTGATGGGTTGTGAACTGGAACTGAGGAGACAGCGATGA
- a CDS encoding 4-hydroxy-tetrahydrodipicolinate synthase, with translation MITGSIVALATPMKATGEIDWDALRQLVAFHLENGTDAIVAAGTTGEPTTMSFAEHFDVIRCVVETVAGKIPVIAGTGANATSEAVELARYAKEVGADYCLSVAPYYNKPTQEGLYQHFKAVAEQAGIPVILYNVPGRTCSDIYNETVFRLAELDNIVGLKDATGNLERGQELIDRLKGTDFALYSGDDPTACDFILMGGHGDISVTANVAPRLMHEMCEAAVAGDAERAHQINTRLMPLHSAMGVESNPIPVKFAMHRMGLSPESGVRLPLTWLSEQYHSTVEEALQLAEVLN, from the coding sequence ATGATCACAGGTAGCATTGTCGCACTGGCGACCCCGATGAAGGCCACCGGCGAGATCGACTGGGACGCCCTGCGCCAGCTGGTCGCCTTCCACCTCGAAAATGGCACCGATGCCATCGTCGCCGCCGGCACTACCGGCGAGCCGACCACCATGTCCTTCGCGGAGCACTTCGATGTCATCCGCTGTGTGGTAGAGACGGTCGCCGGCAAGATTCCGGTCATCGCCGGCACGGGCGCCAACGCCACCTCCGAAGCGGTCGAACTGGCTCGCTACGCCAAGGAAGTCGGTGCGGATTACTGCCTCTCCGTGGCGCCGTACTACAACAAGCCGACCCAGGAAGGGCTCTACCAGCACTTCAAGGCCGTCGCCGAGCAGGCCGGTATTCCGGTCATTCTCTACAACGTGCCGGGTCGTACCTGCTCCGATATCTACAACGAGACGGTCTTCCGCCTCGCCGAGCTCGACAACATCGTCGGCTTGAAGGATGCCACCGGCAACCTGGAGCGTGGTCAGGAACTGATCGACCGTCTCAAGGGCACCGACTTCGCGCTCTACTCCGGCGATGACCCCACGGCCTGTGACTTCATCCTGATGGGCGGCCACGGCGATATCTCCGTGACGGCCAACGTCGCGCCGCGCCTGATGCACGAGATGTGTGAAGCCGCCGTGGCCGGCGATGCCGAGCGCGCTCACCAGATCAACACGCGCCTGATGCCGCTGCACTCCGCGATGGGTGTCGAGTCCAACCCGATCCCGGTCAAGTTCGCCATGCACCGCATGGGCCTGTCGCCGGAATCCGGCGTGCGTCTGCCGCTGACCTGGCTGTCCGAGCAGTACCACTCCACGGTCGAGGAAGCACTGCAACTGGCCGAGGTGCTCAACTGA
- a CDS encoding MBL fold metallo-hydrolase, with translation MASLGSGSKGNGTLIRTREALVLVDCGFTLKETEARLARLGVHPSQLDAVLVTHEHGDHLSGVGPLARRHAVPVHLTTGTWLAGRAKKLGTLPSRHLITPQQEFAIKDLEILPVTVPHDAREPVQFVFNRRGETAARRLGVLTDLGHVSEHVLQCFADCDALVMEFNHDPQMLASGPYPPSLKRRVGGRLGHLANAQACAALPYLGLARLQRLVASHLSESNNHPTLAREALAPWLADDDSRLIIAAQDSGFGWQAIA, from the coding sequence ATGGCTTCGCTGGGCAGCGGCAGCAAGGGCAACGGCACGCTGATCCGCACCCGCGAGGCATTGGTGCTGGTCGATTGCGGCTTCACCCTCAAGGAGACCGAGGCCCGTCTGGCGCGCCTTGGTGTGCATCCCTCGCAGCTGGACGCCGTGCTGGTCACCCATGAGCATGGTGATCATCTGAGCGGCGTGGGGCCGTTGGCGCGTCGCCACGCTGTGCCGGTGCACCTGACTACCGGCACCTGGCTTGCCGGGCGCGCGAAGAAGCTGGGCACGTTGCCGAGCCGGCATCTGATCACGCCGCAGCAGGAATTCGCGATCAAGGATCTCGAGATTCTGCCGGTCACGGTGCCCCACGATGCGCGCGAGCCGGTGCAGTTCGTGTTCAACCGACGCGGTGAGACGGCCGCGCGTCGCCTCGGCGTGCTGACCGATCTCGGCCATGTCAGCGAGCATGTGCTGCAGTGCTTTGCCGATTGCGATGCGCTGGTGATGGAGTTCAATCACGATCCGCAGATGCTGGCCAGCGGGCCGTATCCGCCCAGCCTCAAGCGGCGGGTCGGAGGGCGGCTCGGTCACCTGGCCAATGCCCAGGCGTGCGCCGCCTTGCCCTATCTGGGGCTGGCGCGCCTGCAGCGGCTGGTGGCCTCGCACCTGTCGGAGAGCAACAACCATCCGACATTGGCCCGGGAAGCACTGGCCCCCTGGCTTGCGGATGACGATAGTCGCCTGATCATCGCCGCGCAGGACAGCGGCTTTGGCTGGCAGGCCATCGCCTGA
- the purC gene encoding phosphoribosylaminoimidazolesuccinocarboxamide synthase translates to MEKREELYAGKAKSVFVTDDPDLLLLEFRDDTSAFDGKRIEQLDRKGMVNNKFNAFIMEKLKAAGIPTHFERLVSDNECLVKRLDMMAVECVVRNISAGSLVRRLGVEEGLELNPPTFELFLKNDEKGDPMINESLVETFGWAEPKHLARAKELTFQVNDILKQLFLDGGILLVDYKLEFGVFKGEVVLGDEFSPDGCRLWDAETREKLDKDRFRQGLGGVIEAYEEVGRRIGIDFSA, encoded by the coding sequence ATGGAAAAGCGTGAAGAGCTCTACGCTGGCAAGGCCAAATCCGTCTTCGTCACTGACGACCCGGATCTTCTGCTGCTGGAATTCCGCGACGATACCAGCGCCTTCGACGGCAAGCGTATCGAGCAGCTCGACCGCAAGGGCATGGTCAACAACAAGTTCAATGCCTTCATCATGGAGAAACTCAAGGCGGCCGGTATCCCGACCCACTTCGAGCGTCTGGTCAGCGACAACGAGTGCCTGGTCAAGCGTCTCGACATGATGGCGGTGGAGTGCGTGGTGCGTAACATCTCCGCCGGTTCGCTGGTGCGTCGTCTGGGGGTCGAGGAAGGCCTCGAGCTCAATCCGCCGACCTTCGAGCTGTTCCTCAAGAACGACGAGAAGGGCGACCCGATGATCAACGAGTCGCTGGTCGAGACCTTCGGCTGGGCAGAGCCCAAGCACCTGGCGCGTGCCAAGGAACTGACCTTCCAGGTCAACGACATCCTCAAGCAGCTGTTCCTCGACGGCGGCATCCTGCTGGTCGACTACAAGCTCGAGTTCGGCGTCTTCAAGGGTGAGGTCGTGCTGGGTGACGAATTCTCGCCGGACGGCTGCCGTCTGTGGGATGCCGAGACGCGCGAGAAGCTCGACAAGGACCGTTTCCGCCAGGGTCTGGGCGGCGTGATCGAAGCCTACGAGGAAGTCGGTCGCCGTATCGGTATCGATTTCTCGGCCTGA
- a CDS encoding M48 family metalloprotease — protein sequence MSLLPPLSGRVRIGRRGLATLSSALLGLLLMGAPVASAPAASQNDYGLPDLGSASGGISSNDEYRIGRAWLRQFRAHVREWDDPITLDWIGSIVRQLAPWSELDDRDFIITLVASSQLNAFAVPGGVVGVNTGLFAFAPDRDAFASVIAHELGHLSQHHFARNMERQAETRLPTLAGFLAGMVIAAGGGGSAGIATMAGTQAAAISDQLAYSRRFEQEADRVGIDALSRAGFDPEAMPRMFRAMQRMASLQGGNAPEFLLTHPVTEARIGDTQARADAMQKVTPDPLAQLAYAMIRARALLALNLRQPEQGLTTLREDNPDPDAIAYYQALAAAEHNQVDKALAALDRLHDKHPDLTLISASAVEVARDARRYEEATRRARRLLRLQPDYLPTRLAMAEVALQQDPTAARQQLEDMRRDHPDDPKVWSLASEASGRSGHTAEAFLYRAEFDQLEGRMDKAFAQLKLADEAARKNGDFSMANRISSRREDFKRYRNAIEEF from the coding sequence ATGTCGTTGCTGCCCCCCTTGAGCGGACGCGTTCGCATCGGACGCCGCGGGCTTGCCACCCTGTCGAGCGCCCTGCTCGGCCTGTTGCTGATGGGCGCGCCGGTCGCCAGTGCGCCAGCCGCATCCCAGAACGACTATGGACTGCCGGACCTGGGCAGCGCGAGTGGCGGCATCTCCAGCAACGATGAATATCGTATCGGTCGCGCCTGGCTACGTCAGTTCCGCGCCCATGTGCGTGAATGGGATGATCCCATCACTCTGGACTGGATCGGTAGCATCGTGCGTCAACTGGCGCCGTGGAGCGAGCTGGATGACCGCGATTTCATCATCACGCTGGTCGCCAGCAGCCAGCTGAATGCCTTCGCCGTGCCCGGCGGCGTGGTCGGCGTCAATACAGGGCTGTTCGCCTTCGCGCCGGACCGCGACGCCTTCGCCTCGGTGATCGCCCACGAGCTGGGCCACCTCTCCCAGCATCACTTCGCGCGCAACATGGAGCGGCAGGCCGAGACACGCCTGCCGACACTGGCCGGCTTCCTCGCCGGCATGGTGATCGCGGCGGGCGGTGGCGGCTCAGCGGGCATCGCGACCATGGCCGGCACCCAGGCCGCTGCCATTTCCGACCAGCTGGCCTATTCACGGCGCTTCGAGCAGGAGGCTGACCGCGTCGGTATCGATGCACTGTCACGCGCCGGCTTTGACCCCGAGGCCATGCCGCGCATGTTCCGCGCCATGCAACGCATGGCCAGCCTGCAGGGCGGCAACGCACCGGAATTTCTGCTCACGCACCCGGTGACCGAGGCGCGTATCGGCGACACCCAGGCGCGTGCCGACGCCATGCAGAAGGTGACACCCGACCCGCTTGCGCAGCTCGCCTACGCGATGATCCGTGCCCGCGCCCTGCTGGCGCTCAATCTGCGCCAGCCCGAGCAGGGACTGACGACACTGCGCGAAGACAACCCCGACCCTGACGCGATTGCCTACTATCAGGCGCTGGCCGCGGCGGAGCACAACCAGGTCGACAAGGCGCTGGCCGCACTGGACCGCCTGCACGACAAGCATCCTGACCTGACCCTGATCAGCGCCAGTGCGGTCGAGGTCGCGCGGGATGCCCGGCGTTATGAGGAGGCGACCCGGCGCGCCAGACGCCTGCTGCGCCTGCAACCCGACTACCTGCCGACGCGACTGGCCATGGCGGAGGTCGCGCTGCAACAGGACCCCACCGCTGCGCGCCAGCAGCTGGAGGACATGCGCCGCGATCATCCCGATGACCCCAAGGTCTGGAGTCTGGCCTCCGAGGCCAGTGGGCGCAGCGGCCACACCGCCGAGGCCTTCCTGTATCGCGCCGAATTCGACCAGCTGGAGGGCCGCATGGACAAGGCCTTCGCTCAGCTCAAGCTGGCCGACGAGGCCGCACGCAAGAACGGCGACTTCAGCATGGCCAACCGTATCAGTTCACGCCGGGAGGACTTCAAGCGCTATCGCAACGCCATCGAGGAGTTCTGA
- a CDS encoding cupin, translating to MSFLAIYAEQDASRPQLITNDGAQIASELEAEGIRFERWTAGCEMRDPTDQAQVLAAYADDVARLKSESGFVTADVIGLTPDHPDRDALRGKFLDEHRHAEHEVRFFVRGSGIFYLHLGERVLAVGCEKDDLIAVPAGTPHWFDMGPTPDFTAIRLFTNPEGWIANFTDNDIAARFPRHEALAEHFTQTAAPHSQESA from the coding sequence ATGAGCTTTCTGGCCATCTACGCCGAGCAGGACGCCTCGCGTCCGCAGTTGATCACCAATGATGGCGCGCAGATCGCCAGCGAACTCGAGGCTGAAGGCATCCGCTTCGAGCGCTGGACGGCGGGCTGCGAGATGCGTGATCCCACCGACCAGGCCCAGGTGCTGGCGGCCTACGCCGACGACGTCGCACGTCTCAAGTCCGAGAGCGGTTTCGTCACCGCCGACGTGATCGGCCTGACGCCGGATCACCCTGACCGCGATGCCCTGCGCGGCAAGTTCCTCGATGAGCACCGCCACGCGGAGCATGAGGTGCGCTTCTTCGTGCGCGGCAGCGGCATCTTCTATCTGCATCTGGGCGAGCGCGTGCTGGCGGTCGGCTGCGAGAAGGATGACCTGATCGCCGTGCCCGCCGGCACGCCGCACTGGTTCGACATGGGGCCGACGCCGGACTTCACCGCCATCCGTCTGTTCACCAATCCGGAAGGCTGGATCGCCAACTTCACCGACAATGACATCGCCGCCCGCTTCCCGCGTCATGAAGCGCTGGCCGAGCACTTTACCCAGACCGCCGCCCCGCATTCCCAGGAGTCCGCATGA
- a CDS encoding AI-2E family transporter: protein MTMKTLLRGWIERYFSDEEAVVLFLVLVLVFAAVIWLGSMLAPFFTALIVAFLLQSGVSWMERRGLPRLAAVSLMTLVFMGIMLASALILLPLVWHQLANLIQEIPGMFASGQRWLGELQERFPGLITPEQVQQWVGAAGRELTQFGQRAVSLSLASLGNLMGVVIYLVLVPILVFFMLKDRERLVDFTLALLPRKRLLMNRVWNEMDDQIANFVRGKVIEIVIVGGVSYVTFVAFGLPYSALLAIVVGFSVLIPYIGAAGATLPVAAVAGFHYGLGDTFMYVMIAYGIIQALDGNVLVPLLFSEAVNLHPVAIILAVLFFGGIWGFWGVFFAIPLATLMKSLLYAWPRRARAEENRVADKSA from the coding sequence ATGACCATGAAGACGTTGTTGCGTGGCTGGATCGAGCGCTATTTCTCCGATGAAGAAGCGGTGGTGCTGTTTCTGGTGCTGGTGCTGGTGTTCGCCGCCGTCATCTGGCTGGGCAGCATGCTGGCACCATTCTTCACCGCCCTGATCGTCGCCTTCCTGCTGCAGAGCGGCGTGAGCTGGATGGAGCGCCGTGGTCTGCCACGTCTGGCAGCGGTCAGCCTGATGACGCTGGTGTTCATGGGTATCATGCTGGCCAGTGCGCTGATTCTGCTGCCGCTGGTCTGGCATCAGCTGGCCAATCTGATCCAGGAGATTCCCGGCATGTTCGCTTCAGGGCAGCGCTGGTTGGGCGAGCTGCAGGAGCGCTTCCCCGGCCTGATCACGCCGGAGCAGGTCCAGCAGTGGGTCGGCGCCGCCGGGCGAGAGCTGACCCAGTTCGGGCAGCGCGCGGTATCGCTGTCGCTGGCGTCGCTGGGCAACCTGATGGGGGTGGTGATCTACCTGGTGCTGGTGCCGATCCTGGTGTTCTTCATGCTCAAGGACCGCGAGCGGCTGGTGGACTTCACGCTGGCGCTGCTGCCACGCAAGCGTCTACTGATGAACCGGGTCTGGAACGAGATGGATGATCAGATCGCCAATTTCGTGCGTGGCAAGGTGATCGAGATCGTCATCGTCGGTGGCGTCAGCTACGTCACCTTCGTCGCCTTCGGGTTGCCGTATTCGGCGCTGCTGGCGATCGTGGTCGGCTTCTCGGTGCTGATCCCCTACATCGGCGCGGCAGGGGCGACCTTGCCGGTCGCCGCCGTCGCCGGTTTTCATTACGGGCTGGGCGATACCTTCATGTACGTGATGATCGCCTACGGCATCATCCAGGCGCTGGATGGCAACGTGCTGGTGCCGCTGCTGTTCTCGGAGGCGGTCAATCTGCATCCGGTGGCGATCATCCTCGCGGTGCTGTTCTTCGGCGGTATCTGGGGTTTCTGGGGGGTATTCTTCGCCATCCCGCTGGCGACCCTGATGAAGTCGCTGCTCTACGCCTGGCCGCGCCGGGCGCGCGCCGAGGAGAATCGGGTCGCGGACAAGAGCGCCTGA
- the tsaA gene encoding tRNA (N6-threonylcarbamoyladenosine(37)-N6)-methyltransferase TrmO — MQPVGIIESCYPDKFGIPRQPGLARHASAILHLLPPFDDPDCVRDIEGFSHLWIHFLFHASPTRWTPLIRPPRLGGNARTGVFASRSTHRPNRLGQSVVELAGVETAANATPDDGQSSKRNGVRLLLRGHDLLDGTPVMDIKPYLPWVDAVPEARAGYAPAPPSRHAVAFSAPAEQTLATRADSATLRALIEEVLAQDPRPAYHATRPADGKRQYGVRLVDVDVRFTARTQPDGSLTMEVAAIVAV; from the coding sequence ATGCAGCCGGTGGGCATCATCGAAAGCTGCTACCCGGACAAGTTCGGCATTCCCCGCCAGCCGGGACTGGCGCGTCATGCGAGTGCCATCCTGCACCTGCTGCCACCCTTCGATGACCCGGACTGCGTGCGCGACATCGAGGGTTTCAGCCATCTGTGGATCCATTTCCTGTTCCACGCCAGCCCCACACGCTGGACGCCCTTGATCCGCCCGCCGCGCCTGGGGGGCAATGCGCGCACTGGGGTCTTCGCCTCGCGCAGCACCCACCGCCCCAACCGACTGGGGCAGTCGGTGGTCGAACTGGCAGGCGTCGAGACGGCGGCCAATGCCACGCCGGATGACGGGCAGTCGAGCAAGCGCAACGGCGTGCGCCTGCTGCTGCGCGGCCACGACCTGCTCGATGGCACGCCGGTAATGGACATCAAGCCGTATCTGCCGTGGGTCGATGCGGTGCCCGAGGCGCGTGCCGGCTATGCGCCTGCGCCACCGTCGCGCCACGCCGTCGCCTTCAGCGCACCGGCCGAGCAGACACTGGCGACGCGGGCCGACAGCGCCACGCTGCGCGCCCTGATCGAGGAAGTGCTCGCCCAGGACCCGCGCCCCGCCTATCACGCCACCAGGCCCGCCGATGGCAAACGCCAGTATGGCGTACGGCTGGTGGACGTGGATGTGCGCTTCACAGCCCGCACGCAACCCGATGGCTCCTTGACGATGGAGGTCGCGGCTATCGTGGCCGTCTGA
- a CDS encoding peroxiredoxin: protein MSVSLGQPIPDFTAQATSDTEVTPASLKGKQAVIYFYPKDHTPGCTTEGGDFRDNLEAFEAANTVILGVSRDSLRTHENFRAKQGYPFELISDPDETLCKIFDVIHMKKFMGKESLGVVRSTFLIDADGNLAREWRGVKVKGHVEEVLEAARELNADR from the coding sequence ATGAGCGTCAGCCTCGGTCAGCCAATTCCCGACTTTACCGCCCAGGCCACCAGTGACACCGAAGTCACTCCGGCCAGCCTCAAGGGCAAGCAAGCCGTCATCTATTTCTACCCGAAGGACCACACGCCGGGCTGCACCACCGAAGGCGGTGACTTCCGCGACAACCTCGAGGCATTCGAAGCGGCCAACACCGTGATTCTCGGCGTTTCCCGCGACAGCCTGCGCACCCACGAGAACTTCCGGGCTAAGCAGGGCTACCCGTTCGAGCTGATCAGCGACCCGGACGAGACCCTGTGCAAGATTTTTGACGTCATTCACATGAAGAAATTCATGGGCAAGGAAAGTCTCGGCGTGGTGCGCTCCACCTTTCTGATCGACGCCGACGGCAATCTGGCGCGCGAATGGCGTGGCGTAAAGGTCAAGGGCCATGTCGAGGAAGTGCTGGAAGCCGCCCGCGAACTCAACGCTGACCGCTGA